From the genome of Lutzomyia longipalpis isolate SR_M1_2022 chromosome 2, ASM2433408v1, one region includes:
- the LOC129788921 gene encoding probable cytochrome P450 305a1, which yields MQGLIEKELSAFKEVIQEEMTREGSLWPGEFLKESVMNVLWTIVAGNDAEHRVLSKTLMNLLEKRLKNFDISGGALSDFPWLRFAAPEYSGYNLLCQINKEITSILKKIIAVHQERFSEEKANENLIYAFIEEMRKQETKEGSTFTEKQLMVVMMDFIIGGSYSTRATFDLSLMTLALYPDIQEEIHAEIAKATPLNSSNFHSGDLPLCQAFLMEIARFYSIVPTTGPRRAFAETQLCGYTIPKDTTILIGNEFVHMDRTFWNDPEIFRPSRFLNEGKTKIINSDRVHQFGQGKRMCLGVPLAKSFLHTFLTGIVQDYRISPAPGKEPPSQNLIPGLFKTIKPYQVQFIRRF from the coding sequence ATGCAGGGATTAATTGAGAAGGAACTCTCGGCATTTAAGGAAGTAATCCAGGAGGAAATGACCCGTGAAGGCTCCCTGTGGCCCGGAGAATTCCTCAAGGAGTCTGTTATGAATGTTTTATGGACAATTGTTGCGGGGAATGATGCTGAGCATCGTGTCCTATCGAAAACTCTCATGAATCTCCTTGAGAAGCgtctgaaaaattttgatatttccGGAGGAGCTCTATCGGATTTCCCCTGGTTGAGATTTGCTGCTCCCGAATATTCTGGCTACAATCTTCTATGTCAGATTAACAAGGAAATCACATCAATcctcaagaaaataattgccGTCCATCAGGAGCGTTTTAGCGAAGAGAAAGCCAATGAAAATCTCATCTATGCCTTCATTGAGGAAATGAGGAAGCAAGAAACGAAGGAAGGATCAACTTTTACGGAGAAACAACTTATGGTCGTCATGATGGATTTTATTATTGGTGGATCCTACTCAACCAGAGCTACCTTTGACCTTTCCCTCATGACCCTCGCCCTCTACCCAGACATTCAGGAGGAAATTCATGCCGAAATAGCCAAAGCAACGCCTCTAAATTCATCAAACTTCCATTCAGGGGATCTTCCTTTGTGCCAAGCTTTCCTCATGGAAATTGCCCGATTCTACAGCATTGTCCCCACGACTGGACCACGAAGAGCTTTCGCGGAAACTCAACTCTGTGGCTACACCATCCCCAAAGACACAACAATCCTCATTGGGAATGAATTTGTGCACATGGACAGAACATTTTGGAATGATCCCGAAATCTTTCGCCCATCGCGCTTCCTCAATGAGGGGAAAACCAAAATAATCAATTCAGATCGAGTTCATCAATTCGGTCAGGGTAAGAGGATGTGCCTCGGTGTCCCACTAGCTAAATCCTTCCTGCACACCTTCCTTACGGGCATTGTGCAAGACTACAGAATCTCTCCAGCTCCCGGAAAGGAGCCACCGagtcaaaatttaattcccGGACTATTTAAAACGATTAAACCCTACCAAGTTCAGTTTATACGgagattttaa